Proteins found in one Pyxidicoccus trucidator genomic segment:
- a CDS encoding PrkA family serine protein kinase, with protein sequence MKDAEKVSWVSKIAALQDAKTYAELTWEGSFEDYLELVRKNPKVTRTAFQRIYDMILSHGKTEYIDNKKKLIRYHFFSDEKFGGRDAIFGLDVPLMKLVNVFKSAAQGYGTEKRVILLHGPVGSSKSTIARLLKKGMEDYSKTPDGAAYTFSWTTDKKLPDGTSVKEKMKCPMNEEPLNLIPREWRSKVTVELSPPESGYTIPDGSELCPACRFVFKDLMTQYQGDFARVMNHIRVNRLVFSEKDRVGIGTFQPKDEKNQDSTELTGDINYRKIAEYGSDSDPRAFNFDGEFNIANRGIIEFVEVLKLDVAFLYDLLGASQEHKIKPKKFPQTDIDEVILGHTNEPEYKKLENNEFMEALRDRTVKIDIPYITKLSEEVKIYEKDFNSRAIKGKHIAPHTLEMAAMWAVLTRLEEPKKHNLSLLQKLKLYNGKTLPNFTEDNIKELRKESNREGLEGISARYIQDKISNALVSDKGEGCINPFMVLNELEAGLKTHSLINSEDARKRMKELLTSVKQEYEDIVKNEVQRAISADEDAISKLCGNYIDNIKAYTQKEKVKNKYTGLYEEPDERLMRSIEEKIDIPDSRKDDFRREIMNYIGALAVEGKTFNYRTNERLHKSLELKLFEDQKDSIKLKNLVSSVVDKETQEKIDLVKDRMMKNYGYCEICSTDVLNFVASIFARGDAKE encoded by the coding sequence ATGAAGGACGCTGAGAAGGTTTCGTGGGTCTCCAAAATCGCCGCGCTCCAGGACGCGAAGACCTACGCCGAGCTCACCTGGGAGGGCTCGTTCGAGGACTACCTCGAGCTCGTCCGCAAGAACCCCAAGGTCACCCGCACCGCCTTCCAGAGGATCTACGACATGATCCTCAGCCACGGGAAGACGGAGTACATCGACAACAAGAAGAAGCTCATCCGCTACCACTTCTTCAGTGACGAGAAGTTCGGCGGCAGGGACGCCATCTTCGGCCTCGACGTACCGCTGATGAAGCTCGTCAACGTCTTCAAGTCCGCGGCCCAGGGCTACGGCACCGAGAAGCGCGTCATCCTCCTCCACGGCCCCGTCGGCTCCTCCAAGTCCACCATCGCCCGCCTCCTCAAGAAGGGCATGGAGGACTACTCCAAGACGCCCGACGGCGCGGCCTACACCTTCTCCTGGACCACCGACAAGAAGCTGCCCGACGGCACCTCGGTGAAGGAGAAGATGAAGTGCCCGATGAACGAGGAGCCGCTCAACCTCATCCCTCGTGAGTGGCGCTCCAAAGTCACCGTCGAGCTCTCCCCTCCGGAGAGCGGATACACCATTCCGGACGGCTCCGAGCTCTGCCCTGCCTGCCGCTTCGTCTTCAAGGACCTGATGACGCAATACCAGGGCGACTTCGCCCGGGTGATGAACCACATCCGCGTCAACCGCCTCGTCTTCAGCGAGAAGGACCGCGTCGGCATCGGCACCTTCCAGCCCAAGGACGAGAAGAACCAGGACTCGACCGAGCTCACCGGTGACATCAACTACCGGAAGATCGCCGAGTACGGCTCCGACTCGGACCCGCGCGCCTTCAACTTCGACGGCGAGTTCAACATCGCCAACCGCGGCATCATCGAGTTCGTCGAGGTGCTCAAGCTCGACGTCGCCTTCCTCTACGACCTGCTCGGCGCGTCGCAGGAGCACAAGATCAAGCCGAAAAAGTTCCCTCAGACGGACATCGACGAGGTCATCCTCGGCCACACCAACGAGCCCGAGTACAAGAAGCTCGAGAACAACGAGTTCATGGAGGCCTTGCGAGACCGTACGGTGAAGATTGACATCCCGTACATCACCAAGCTGTCCGAGGAGGTGAAGATCTACGAGAAGGACTTCAACTCCCGCGCCATCAAGGGCAAGCACATCGCCCCCCACACGCTGGAGATGGCCGCCATGTGGGCCGTCCTCACCCGTCTGGAGGAGCCCAAGAAGCACAACCTCTCGCTGCTGCAGAAGCTCAAGCTCTACAACGGCAAGACGCTCCCCAACTTCACCGAGGACAACATCAAGGAGCTGCGCAAGGAGAGCAACCGCGAGGGCCTGGAGGGCATCTCCGCCCGCTACATCCAGGACAAGATCTCCAACGCCCTGGTCAGCGACAAGGGTGAGGGCTGCATCAACCCCTTCATGGTCCTCAACGAGCTGGAGGCCGGCCTCAAGACGCACTCGCTCATCAACAGCGAGGACGCCCGCAAGCGCATGAAGGAGCTGCTCACCTCCGTGAAGCAGGAGTACGAGGACATCGTCAAGAACGAGGTCCAGCGCGCCATCTCCGCGGACGAGGACGCCATCAGCAAGCTGTGCGGCAACTACATCGACAACATCAAGGCCTACACCCAGAAGGAGAAGGTCAAGAACAAGTACACCGGCCTGTACGAGGAGCCCGATGAGCGCCTCATGCGCTCCATCGAGGAGAAGATCGACATCCCCGACAGCCGCAAGGACGACTTCCGCCGCGAAATCATGAACTACATCGGCGCGCTGGCCGTCGAAGGGAAGACCTTCAACTACCGGACCAATGAGCGGCTCCACAAGTCACTGGAGCTGAAGCTGTTCGAGGACCAGAAGGACAGCATCAAGCTCAAGAACCTCGTCTCCTCCG
- a CDS encoding ABC transporter permease, which yields MRRLLAFLRRDLEIATAYRLNGLLLVAGGLFTLTLFYFLARTVGEAPAVRGRYGADYFSFALVGLSTATLLRSLQRGFGNAVRAAQNDGSLEPLLAAPLSTFHVVALMASGTVAGSLVRAGGLLLGGSLFFGARLSVHPLTFGVTLVLSVLAFSALGLLSAAFVLVFKRGDPFAYALDMLSYLFAGVLYPVDVLPEALRMAARLLPATHALHGLRAAALEGAGMERLLPTWGALLAFSAVLWPLAGWAVQAARRHVERTGTLPHS from the coding sequence ATGAGGCGCCTGCTCGCCTTCCTCCGGCGCGACCTCGAAATCGCCACCGCCTACCGGCTCAACGGGCTGCTCCTGGTGGCAGGCGGGCTGTTCACCCTGACGCTCTTCTACTTCCTTGCCCGCACCGTGGGGGAAGCCCCCGCCGTGCGCGGCCGGTATGGCGCGGACTACTTCTCGTTCGCCCTCGTGGGCCTGTCCACCGCCACCCTCCTGCGCAGCCTGCAGCGCGGCTTCGGCAACGCGGTGCGCGCCGCCCAGAACGACGGCTCGCTGGAGCCCCTGCTCGCCGCGCCCCTCTCCACTTTTCACGTCGTCGCGCTGATGGCCTCCGGCACCGTGGCGGGCTCGCTGGTGCGCGCGGGCGGGCTGCTGCTGGGCGGCTCGCTCTTCTTCGGCGCCCGGCTCTCCGTGCACCCGCTGACGTTCGGCGTGACGCTCGTGCTCAGCGTGCTCGCCTTCAGCGCGCTGGGCCTGCTGTCCGCCGCCTTCGTCCTCGTCTTCAAGCGCGGAGACCCGTTCGCCTACGCGCTCGACATGCTCAGCTATCTGTTCGCCGGTGTGCTCTATCCAGTGGACGTGCTGCCCGAAGCGCTCCGCATGGCCGCCCGCCTGCTGCCGGCCACACATGCGCTGCACGGACTGCGCGCCGCGGCATTGGAGGGCGCCGGGATGGAGCGCCTCCTGCCCACCTGGGGCGCCTTGCTGGCGTTCAGCGCGGTCCTCTGGCCACTTGCCGGCTGGGCCGTGCAGGCCGCGCGCCGACATGTGGAACGAACGGGCACGCTGCCCCACAGCTAG